Below is a window of Komagataella phaffii GS115 chromosome 1, complete sequence DNA.
CCCCACATCTTTGTACCTCACAAACTCCAGAGATCAAGACGAAGAGGCCGTAGCTTCTGACTTGGATATTGATAAGCCAGCTAGTCTATCTTCCAGAAGTTTGAATCAGCCTGTTTCTAGAGCTCGGAGTCGAAGTACAAGTGCCACAAGGCGAGGTTCCAGCAAATTGCGGCCTAGAAGAAACTCTAGGCATAGAGATGAATTGACAACTATGGCtaaagttttcaaagaccttCTGATCATGGAAGAAACTATTCGCCAACAGTTACAGCAACAGAAGTTTCTTCGTCGCAAATACACGCTGTTTTGTTCACTTTTATGTGGACTCATTGCATTTTGTATTTACCAACTGTACTTTAGCAATACAGACCAACTACCTACGGGTTTTTGGCTGATCACGTACCAGTTTCTATCAATCATTACCACTATCACCTTGGTTCTTTTCTACTTGAGTGGAGAGTACCATAGAACGATTGTATTGCCAAAAAAGTTTCTCATCACAACCAACAAAGGTTTAAGACAATTGAATCTCAGAGCCGTGAGGGTGAAAGCACCTTGGGGTGACGTCTTATCTGATATTTCCAGATTTGTTCTTCGCTTACTATACAACACTATCAAGTTCGTTTACAAAGGCACATCCGAATCTCAGTGGTGCCAAGAGCTGTATCTGAGGTCGCAAGAAAGGATAGGGGCTACAGAAATCAAACTGGTACTCAATTCTCGTTCATTCTCTCCTGCTGTTAGAGAAAGTTGGGAGTTGTATCGAAACGAGTTTTGGGCCAGGGAAGGTGCCAGAAGACGAAGTAGTATTCGGGGGCCTGTCGGAACAACGCGTAAGGCACGTATGAAGACCTCTGCTCCCTCTTGATCTTAATTAATGTATATATTGTACGTTTACCAACATTTAGTGAGCACACCTTACAATTCAGCCGTGTCCGTCGTTGTAGTGTACTGATTAATATTTCGATTTATCAGATATCTTTTAGTTAACCTCATTTTTACTAGCAATTTCTATACAACGCCCCCATGTTTCAACCCCAACTACCATTGCTCGGGTTTTCCTTGCCCAATGCTCCATTACCTTCCACAGGAAAAGACTCACATTTTAAATTTGAGCCGTTTCTGAGAAAGGAATACGGATTAGGTTTGAACCCGGACAGACCAGTTTGTAATTTCTGGATCACGTCTGGGGAATGCCCCAATGGCACCAACTGTGAAAACAAGCATGTCTCCAAGATGTTTTCCAACAAAATCGTTTGTAAGCATTGGTTACGTGGTCTTTGTAAGAAGGGAGATGACTGCGAGTTCTTGCATGAGTATAACTTTCGTAAACTACCCGAATGTGTCTTCTTTAGTAAGAATGGATTCTGTACGCAAACACCTGAATGTTTGTACCTCCATATTGATCCCCAgacaaaagtttcaaactgTCCAAACTATGAACAGGGATTCTGTCCCGATGGTCCTAAATGCTCGAGAAGACACATCAGAAAAGTAGCCTGTCAAAATTATATGACCGGTTTTTGTCCTTTAGGGAAGAATTGCGAACTTGCACATCCAAAATATGATCCAAATTTGATCCAGCATCGTATGTTGATTAGATCAGATGAACAGATAATAAAAGATaaggaggaggaagaagctAAGCAAAAACTAAGACAGGAACATCTGGCTCAACAGCAACTGctccaacaacagcaacaaatacagcaacagcagcaaatacaacaacagcagcaaatacaacaacagcagcaacagccAGAACCTGAAGTCCATAATGCTCCTCCCACAGAACAAGCGCAGTAACAATTTTAAATTTTAATCGAGTCTGTAAATACATATTAATTATAATTATCCCCATTTATATCACCTATCAACCCGTAGGTTTCTAGCCTTCAACCTTTCAGTTGGAGTTAACACCCAGTGCATCTCCCCCAGGTTATCTATTTCCTCATCATCTCCTAAATTACTGACCATAATAATTTGGGTGACCCTCACAAATCGGTCCCTTAACTTGTAATTTAGCTTCGTGAGACTAGTGATCAAAGCACTGGTGcttctttccaattttATCAACCCTAACTCATTACAtttattttccaaagaccAAATCTTTTCCTCCAGATCTTTCGACAATTGATCGATAAACATGGCAATCAACTTATTATAACTGTCCTGTGTCATAATAGCGTAATAGGGGAAAGTCAACTGGGTGAATTCTTGCAAAAATGTCGACACTCCATCAGAGTTGCTGCTATCGATTGAGTCGAATTCCTCCAAGGTTAAAAGAAATTCATTTTCGGCAAACAAATTAACAGTTAGTTTGGTTAGTCTCGGTTTGAATACTTGCGTGTAAAGTATCCTTACATGCTGTGTTAAAGATGCATCACAAATACCATGAATTTTTCCGGTAAGATTCTCTAATATCACCTTTAAGTTCAAACGGTTGATCCTGTTTTCTCCTTCCTCCAAAAACACTAGATAGTCAGTTTCCACTTCATTCAgtagatttgaaaccaGCTGAGACAGATATTCATCGAATAGAGATATTGAgttcaaaagaatcaaGTACTTCGATATCCTGGCAGTGTTCGATTCATCATTGTTCAAGTTTAACGACTGCAATGCAGTTGTTGCACTTTTTATGAATGAAGTGTCATCATTTGCGGGTACTGGTGTTCCTTGACGGCTAGCAGTTGCTGTGTTTGTGAGAATGGTTTTGAAGTTTATCAATTGAGTATTGTATCTAGGGTgagtttctttcaactctttaGCAACAATTGATAAAAAATTAGTCTCTAAGATACGGCGAGTACTATTGATCAAGTTATTGATAATACTTGATTGCCCAGTGGATACTGCGCGCTTGTAGATATTGTTCAAGACAAAAACCAAATCGTCTATTAATGATGAGGCTGGCTTACTTGAAGGTGGAACGAAGCTCTCAACAGAATGGGTCAAAACTAGTTGAACTGACTGGTTTAGGTTCTTGGTGATGTTTGGAAACTCTTCGATTTCGTAAGCTTTTTCTAAAGACCGTCGGAGATAAAACGTACTCAACGTATCGAATACGGGATTTATTCTCTCTTTTATTTTACTCATAAATGCGCTATTGAAAAGGGCTTCTGGTAAGCTCGTTATTTCGGTTTTTCCTGGCTCTCCTTCATTTTTAAACTCGTTCCACTTACTGCTGAAGAACTTGCAATACATTGACCAACGGTTCAATATGAGAGCTAACTCGTTCAAAAGATCGCCAATGTTTGATAACgaaattctttcatcaattggTTGCCTATCAACGTTGGATCTGTCTTCGGAGCTCGTTGTAAGAGCTTCGACCAAAACTGGATAGTCATACTCTCTTACCAGATTAACAACTCTGTCCAAACGTTGAGTATCCCAGAATGTGTCAAAAATTAAACCACACTGAAGATCACATTCATTCTGGATTTTCTGCATCACGTCCAATATGTACCGTGGCTCATAATGCTTCTTTATGACATTAGAATGTTGGATGAGAATATTGGaaattgtttcaaataacttcaatatcaaaaaagcATGACTGGTATTTGTTCCTTGACTCGTTTTCATATTCAGCCTAGATTGTTCGTGTATTATATTGCAAATAAAAGAAGAGTAACTTTTGATTCCAATTGATTGTTGGCCAACTAAAGggaaaagtttgaaataATAGGTGATTCTATCCGGGTTTCTCTCACTGGCTGCTCTGTCAAATTCTTTAGTAAGAATTTGGCTCAAATCTTTAATCCAAACCTCTAGCACTTCCTTTGGTTCGTCTGGCAGGGCAGATGTGGGAACTGTGGCATTGACAAATCGACTAGTGAGTACCCAATCAGGCAATTGTCTAATTACATTGATTGATTCACAGGCTTTGAGCCAGTCCTCGTTTTGAATACTTAAATGAGCGTTGGCCAACTCTGtcttcaaaacttggaCGTTGTTCACGAACTCGTAAGTCTGCAATACTttggtcttttcttgatcCAAGTACTTGACTTTTGTGGTAATCTGATCCCCAAGTTGATGGGCTTCAGTGGTAACGGAAACTAAAGACTTCATGTTTCCTAGAGTGCCCGATAGTTCAACTCTTTTAAGCTCTAATTCTCGTATACTCgctgattcttctttgtaaCTAGAGTTATGAAGTGTCCTGATAGCGGTATCGgttttctccttttcagAATCCAAGACGTGGATGAAATGCTGCAGCTCGTTGACGTTTGAGCATCTTGACAAAATGCTATTCAAATGACCTAGATCTTCAAGCGATTGGCACGTTTGATCGATGGTCATGACAGCGCTTGGTATTGAACGTATTCAATTATGAGAAAATGATGCTACAGTTCGAGATCCAGaaaatctgaaattttACTGGCAATTTGGCTTTATTCGATTATCCAAGCAAATCATCAATGACCATACAATGTATTTGGAGCTTCTTCAGAGAACtgagaagaaattggaCTAGTTAGAGTCCTTATAGCGGTCTAGTTGGAGGCCATACGGATCAAGAGGCGATTGTTTTTGCGTTTAAGAACACTCCAGCTAAattattttcaaatctccacAAGATTTCTGAACTCCAGGGATTAAAGGGTTGTTTAATTCTACTATTTAATACTTGACTTGGTTGACTGGAGTATTCATATGTCATTTGCCTTATTGTTGTGCTGTTTTTGGTGGTCGGTTTTCGAAGACCGTAGGCATGTTGTTTATTTACATGACAATTACCAGTCATCAACCCCGTGATCTGATCTCATACACAGTCGattcttctcttcattGATTTAGGAGAGTAATTCTTGTATGAGTTCCATTGCATCCAAAATGAAGTTGCCATCGGAATGTCAATATCATTTTTATCCACTCCAGTGAGTTTCATGTTTTGTGAAACATTCATTTTAAAGTAGACCATAGTACAGATGAAAGCAGCCAGCAACCCCGTTTGATCTTGTCCGACAATGTTTAAGTGCCAGTTGTTCATCTCCATAAGTCTCACTAGTGGAAAAAGTACCTCGTTCAAACTTCTGTTCACCACTGAAGTCGATGAAAAGCAGCCGTCTATTTTGTTCCAGAGTAtatcattttcttcttgaaatcgCAACAGAACCTCAACTTCATCGCTATTCAACTTGTTTAGATCCAAGAAGGGATCTATGATTATAAAGCATGCAGTATGTTGCACTCTTTGATAC
It encodes the following:
- a CDS encoding Regulatory subunit of Nem1p-Spo7p phosphatase holoenzyme, with product MLNSSDEEFTYSSPGSMTLSPPTSLYLTNSRDQDEEAVASDLDIDKPASLSSRSLNQPVSRARSRSTSATRRGSSKLRPRRNSRHRDELTTMAKVFKDLLIMEETIRQQLQQQKFLRRKYTLFCSLLCGLIAFCIYQLYFSNTDQLPTGFWLITYQFLSIITTITLVLFYLSGEYHRTIVLPKKFLITTNKGLRQLNLRAVRVKAPWGDVLSDISRFVLRLLYNTIKFVYKGTSESQWCQELYLRSQERIGATEIKLVLNSRSFSPAVRESWELYRNEFWAREGARRRSSIRGPVGTTRKARMKTSAPS
- a CDS encoding Essential component of the conserved oligomeric Golgi complex (Cog1p through Cog8p), translating into MTIDQTCQSLEDLGHLNSILSRCSNVNELQHFIHVLDSEKEKTDTAIRTLHNSSYKEESASIRELELKRVELSGTLGNMKSLVSVTTEAHQLGDQITTKVKYLDQEKTKVLQTYEFVNNVQVLKTELANAHLSIQNEDWLKACESINVIRQLPDWVLTSRFVNATVPTSALPDEPKEVLEVWIKDLSQILTKEFDRAASERNPDRITYYFKLFPLVGQQSIGIKSYSSFICNIIHEQSRLNMKTSQGTNTSHAFLILKLFETISNILIQHSNVIKKHYEPRYILDVMQKIQNECDLQCGLIFDTFWDTQRLDRVVNLVREYDYPVLVEALTTSSEDRSNVDRQPIDERISLSNIGDLLNELALILNRWSMYCKFFSSKWNEFKNEGEPGKTEITSLPEALFNSAFMSKIKERINPVFDTLSTFYLRRSLEKAYEIEEFPNITKNLNQSVQLVLTHSVESFVPPSSKPASSLIDDLVFVLNNIYKRAVSTGQSSIINNLINSTRRILETNFLSIVAKELKETHPRYNTQLINFKTILTNTATASRQGTPVPANDDTSFIKSATTALQSLNLNNDESNTARISKYLILLNSISLFDEYLSQLVSNLLNEVETDYLVFLEEGENRINRLNLKVILENLTGKIHGICDASLTQHVRILYTQVFKPRLTKLTVNLFAENEFLLTLEEFDSIDSSNSDGVSTFLQEFTQLTFPYYAIMTQDSYNKLIAMFIDQLSKDLEEKIWSLENKCNELGLIKLERSTSALITSLTKLNYKLRDRFVRVTQIIMVSNLGDDEEIDNLGEMHWVLTPTERLKARNLRVDR